Proteins from one Capricornis sumatraensis isolate serow.1 chromosome 2, serow.2, whole genome shotgun sequence genomic window:
- the PDZK1IP1 gene encoding PDZK1-interacting protein 1, producing MSALSLVVLSLLTAMPPASCQQAQGNLQPWMQGLIAVAVFLVLVAIAFAVNHFWCQEEPAPINTVMTIGNTADRILVGTDGKYSSMAASFRSSEHENAYENIPEEEGKVHSTPM from the exons ATGTCAGCCCTCAGCCTGGTCGTCCTGAGCCTGCTCACGGCAATGCCACCCGCCAGCTGTCAACAAG CCCAGGGGAACCTGCAGCCCTGGATGCAAGGCCTTATCGCCGTGGCTGTGTTCCTGGTCCTTGTCGCAATTGCCTTTGCTGTCAACCACTTCTGGTGCCAGGAAGAGCC GGCGCCTATAAACACGGTCATGACCATTGGAAACACAGCTGACAGGATCCTGGTGGGAACAGACGGCAAGTACTCCTCAATGGCAGCAAGCTTCAG GTCCAGTGAGCACGAGAATGCCTATGAGAACATCCCAGAGGAGGAGGGCAAGGTCCACAGCACCCCAATGTGA